A stretch of DNA from Brevibacillus ruminantium:
ATAACGATGCTGCCTACCTTTCGATTTCACAAATACTAACAAAATTCACGAAGATAATCATATTGCGGATTTGTCATCATGTAAAATGATTGAAAATGATGAAACATATCGTTTTCACTGATACAATGAGGGTATTAAGCGCAGGGAGAGAGGAAGAAATCAGATGGAGATCAGCGATTTGCGGATTTTTCAAGCAGTTGCCGAATGCGGGAGTGTGAGCAAAGCGGCAAAAACGCTAAGTTATGTGCAATCCAATGTAACGGCACGCATCCAGCAGCTGGAGCTGAAGCTGGATACAGAGCTGTTTTATCGCCATCGAAAAGGCATGACGTTAACTGCCGACGGGAAAAAGCTGCTTGCGTATTCACAAAAAATTCTCGCCATGATGGAAGAGGTGGAGTGCGCCTTTCAGAATGACGAAGATCCATCCGGTCCGCTGCTGGTCGGTTCGGTCGAGACTGTCAGTTGTCTGCCTTCGATTCTCTCTCTTTATCACAAGAAATACCCGCGGGTGGATCTCTCCCTGATGAGCGGTGTGACGGAGCATCTCATCCAGGATGTTTTGCAATATGAACTGGATGGGGCCTTCGTCAGCGGGCCTGTTCAACATCCGGAGATTGTGCAGGAGCTGCTGATTGAAGAAGAATTGGTTCTGATCGCCAAAGCGGAGGGCGGGCCTCAGACGCTGGAAGAATGCAGCAGCAGACCGCTGCTGGTGTTTCGCTCCGGATGCGGCTATCGGGCCAGACTGGTGCAATGGTTAAAGAGTCGGGGGGTGGAACCCACGAAGATAATGGAATTGGGTACGCTGGAGACGATCCTTGCCATGGTCGCATCCGGATTGGGCGTTACACTGGTCCCGAGAGCGACGATTTCCCGCCTGGAGCATGAGGGGAGCATCCGTTTATTTTCCATACCAGCCGACTACGCAACGGTATCTACGGTTTTTATCTATCGCAGGGATTCGCATACGACAGGAGCGATGAAAAGGTTCCTGGAGACCCTTCATCTGTTTCGGCAGGAACGGGGTGCCTCTACTGCTTGAGAGGGTTTGTCCTGGGAGCAAGCAGGTCGATGACTTCGGAAAAGGCGATGTAGTACCGGGTCATACTGTGCTACCATAAAAGAAAAGAGGGAAAATTATGTAAAGCGGGGAGATCAGATGACACAGGAGAGACAAGAGGTTTTTCGGGATATCGTTTCCAGCGAGGCCGAATTGCGCGAGTTTATGGGGGAATCCAGTGAAGTTGTCAAGAGGAAGGTCATTGGGCATCTGGACGAGCACTGTCTGAATTATATTGCCAAGACGCCTTTTTTGGTTGTAGCGACTGCTGACAAGAACGGCAATTGTGATGCCTCGCCAAGAGGTGATGCGCCGGGTTTTGTCCATGTGATCGATGAGCATCATCTGGTTATTCCCGAGCGTCCTGGCAACCGTCGCATGGACTCCATGCGCAATATCCTGGAAAACCCGCAGGTGGGGCTGATCTTCATTATTCCGGGACTGGAGGAAACCCTGCGGATCAACGGACGAGCCTACGTGATTCGCGATGCGGACTACCTCGAAAAAATGCAGGTAAACGGCAAGGTACCGGTGATCGGCATCGGCGTCCGGGTAGAGGAGTGCTACGTTCATTGTGCGAAGGCCTTTAAACGCTCCAGTCTGTGGATGCCGGACAAATGGCTGGCGAAAGAAGAACTGCCTTCGATGGCCAGAGTGCTAGCCGACCATGCGAAGCTTCCCGGCACAACGGAGAAAGAGATGGCCAGCTTTTTGGAAGAGTCCTACACGAAGCGTCTCTATTAATCCCTTTCCTACATCGGACCATGTTCGTTACCCGAGTAAAGTCTACGATTTTACTGGCTTTCCCCGGGCTTTTCAATTGGGAAGCCGTTTGCAAGGGGCGTTCCCTTTTTTTGGGGGAGCAGTTGTGCTACACTAACCATCGTGATACATAAACCATCTGAACGGGAGGAAATCGAATGGCAACTCATCTGGCAGATACCACCGTTTTAAACAATGGAGTCAAAATGCCCTGGCTGGGGCTGGGGGTATGGAAGGTAAAAGAGGGAGATGAGGTACAGCGTGCCATCTTGTCGGCGCTCGAGACGGGATACCGTGCCATCGACACTGCTGCCGTCTATGGAAATGAAGCAGGTGTAGGGGATGCGATTCGAGACAGTGGGATTGCCCGCGACCAGCTGTTCATCACGACAAAGGTATGGAATTCCGATCAAGGCTACGAGACGACACTCAAGGCGTTTGACGAAAGCATGAAAAAGCTTCGACTGGATTACCTCGACCTGTATCTCGTACACTGGCCAGTGAAGGGCAAGTATGTAGACACGTGGAAGGCGCTGGAAAAGCTGTATCGTGACGGCTATGTTCGCTCAATTGGGGTCAGTAATTTCAAGGTCCACCATCTGCAGGACTTGAAACAGCACAGCGAGATCGTGCCCGCTGTCGATCAGGTGGAATACCATCCTCTGTTGACACAAAATGAATTATTGGCTTACTGCAAAGAAAACGGGATTCAGATGGAAGCGTGGAGCCCGCTGATGCAAGGCAATCTCGATCAGCCGGTGCTGGCGGAAATCGGGCAGAAGTACGGAAAGTCTGCTGCGCAAGTCGTCCTCCGCTGGGACCTGCAAAACGGCGTTGTCACGATCCCTAAGTCCGTCACTCCGGAGCGCATTCGCCAAAATGCCGACGTGTTTGATTTTACACTGACCAGTGAAGAGATGGAGCGAATCAGCGCATTGAACCAGGATAAGCGGTTTGGCCCGGACCCGGATCACATTGATTTCTAGAAACGAAGAAAAAACGATAGAGAGCACGGAAAACGTGCAGAAAGCCCCGACTGGCGAAAATCAGGCGGGGCTTTCTATCTGACTAATCCCTACTTTACTCTTACCTGTCTTTTTTCGTATACTTAAAAATAGAACCTAATTTCGTCTAGTGAAACTCTGGTGAACTGACTTTACAGTGAGCAGGTGGAGTAAATGGAAGAACAAAAAGCAAACGTCCGAGCCGTTGAGCGAGCGTTGGATATTTTGCTCTGCTTTACCGATTCGACAGATTTGAGCTTAAGTGAAATTGCCGGGCGTCTGTCCCTTCATAAGAGTACAGTGCATCGTTTGCTTGCCACGCTGGAAAACAAGGGATTTTTGATTCGGAACACACAAACGGAAAAATATCGGCTGGGCTTTCGCTTGTGGGAGCTCTCTGCCAACATGAGTCACTCTGACGATCCGGCCACGATTTGGCTTCCCGAGATGGAGCGTCTGCAGGATGTCGTCGGAGAAACGATCAGCCTGTATGTGCGTGACGGACTGGAGCGTATCCGCATCCAGGCGATCCAGAGCAATCAAGCGATTCGCCGGGTGGCCCCGATCGGAGCACGGATGCCGCTGTCTGTAGGGGCATCCAGCAAGGTGCTGGTTGCGTATGCGGAACCGGATGTCAAAAATGAGGTGCTCAGTGACCCGCTCTGGCCTGTTTCCATCGATCAGGCAGCGTACATCGAACAGCTTGAGCAGATCCGGATGCTGGGCTATGCAACCAGTGTCGAAGAGAGGGAGCTGGGAGCGGCGGCGGCGGCGGCCCCGATATTTAACCGCAATGGCAAATTGGTGGCTGCGCTGGCTGTTTCAGGACCGTCCAACCGGCTGACGCTGGAGAGAATGATAGAGATATCCGAACCGATTAAAGAAGCAGCCTATCGGATGGGCAAAATGCTGAAGTAAATTCAGCAAGAAATCAAAGCAAAGCTGCACTGGCAGTTTTGCTTTTTTCTATTTCATCCAATTCCACTCTACATTCACTTTTTCCCGGATAACGGGGGATGCCCCACGCAGCGAATGGGCATCCGCTTCCAAAAGGTAGCCCCAAAAACTGGAGATACTTATTGACAAAAAACTTAACTCAAGTTAACTTTATAACTAAAGTTACGTTATTGAAAGGAGCCGACACCATGGTGCAAAAGGTTCCATTGCGTGAATGGAAAAAGGCCAAAACCAAACAGGCCCTGTTGCAGGCTTGTTTAGAGCTGGTGGGTGAAAAATCGTTTCGCGAGGTCTATGTGGATGAGCTCTGTCGCAAGGTGGAAATCTCCAAGGTCACGTTTTTTCGATTTTTTCCCAAAAAGGAAGACCTGCTTCTGTATTTCATGCGTCTATGGCTGACAGATCGGTTGCTGGAGTTGGCCGAATCGCCGAAGCGCGGACTGCAGGCATTGCGTCATCTGTTTCAAAAACTGGACGAGGATGCAAAAGAAAATCCGGGAATCATGCTCAGCCTGATCGGCTTTTTGACGGAGGAAAAAATGCATCCCTGCATGCCGGAGCTGACAGAAGCAGAATACCATCTCTACTACCCGGGAAAAGAGGAACGGGCGGCTTCCCTTGCGCCCAGTCTGTATGAGCTGTTTCAGCGATGCGTGGAGGAAGCCATGGAGGACAGGGAAATCGCCGCTGATCGGGATGTGAATGAATTGGTGATCGGACTGTTCACGATTTTCTACGGCGCTTACTTGACCACACATCTGTATCAATCGCAGGATTTTATCAGCTTTTATGAGCTTCATCTTAAATTACTGCTGAGGTAGGTGTTTCTCATGGGGAAATTTTTGCAGGGGCGGTATACCGCAGAAATCGAAGGACCGTTTGTCGTATTTGTGATTGGTTTGCATGTAAACAGCTGGTGGGCGGTTCATCAATGGCTGCCTGTTGCCCGAGCAATGAATGGAATGCTGCGTGAGCTTTATCAAAACAAGGAGCTGGGATTCCTCGATACCACCCAGTTTTGGGGATCACGCGGTCCGGTGCTCATCCAATACTGGCGATCCTTTGAACATCTGGAGCAGTACGCCAGGGGCAGCGATGCGCATCTGACAGCCTGGAGAAAGTTTAACCAAACCATCGCCAAAACAGGAAACGTAGGCTTTTTCCATGAGACCTATCTGGTCGATGCCGGAAAATACGAGTGCATGTACGTGAATATGCCGGTCTACGGCTTGGCAAAAGCAGGAGCGCATGTAGCGGCTGTGGGAAAAAAGGAAACGGCCAGACGCCGACTGGGCGGGGAGAACGAACCGGCGGTACCGACGCCAGAAGTGGGGTGAGCGATGCAACGGCTGTCGGGATTTCAGAACTGTAGCTAGAGACTCGTTGGCTGTCGACTCCAAACGCGGTTCATTACCGTACGCTGGGAACGAGGAACAACCCTTTTAGACAAACCGCAAAAGGCCTCGGCTTATCTTGGAAGGGTTGTTCCCCAAAGGTTTACTTGTTCCCAAGAAAAATACAGTTACCCAATCATCAAAATCTCTCGGATATCCTGCTCGGTTAAAGAAGAAAAAGCCTCCTGACCGGGACGGATGACTTCCTCGATCAAATTCTTCTTTTTTTGCTGTAGCTCAAACATTTTCTCTTCGACCGTACCTTGTGACACAAGACGGATGACTTGTACGACATTTTTCTGGCCGATGCGGTGGGCGCGATCCATCGCTTGCTCCTCCACGGCTGGATTCCACCAGAGATCATACAAGATGACGGTATCGGCGCCGGTCAGATTGAGTCCCGTGCCGCCCGCTTTCAGAGAGAGCAAAAATAAATCACGCTCGCCGTCGTTGAATCGGCTGCACAGCTCGACGCGTTCGGCTGCTGGCGTGTTGCCGTCGAGGTAGAAAAAAGGCACGCCCTGGTAGCCCAGTTCTCTTGCAATCAGACCGAGCATTTCGGTAAATTGGGAGAAAATCAGCGGCCGCTTTCCCGCACGCCGACACTCTGCCACAATTTCCAGCAATTGCTCGAACTTGGCTGAGCTGCCGCTGTAGTCCTCCACGAACAAGGCGGGATGACAGCAAAGCTGGCGAAGGCGGGTAAGTCCGGCCAAAATTTTGATCCGGTTTTGCTCAAAAGTGTCATCGTCGAGATGCTTGAGTGTCTCCTGCTGCAGTTTGGACAGATAAGCCAGATACAGCTTTTTCTGCTCAGGGAGCAGCTCGGAGGCTTGGAGCATCTCAATTTTATCGGGCAGCTCCTTCAGCACATCCGATTTTACGCGGCGGAGAAGGAATGGACGAATCCGTTTGGCTACATGCTCCCGGGACAACTCCTGAAATGACTTCCTGTCTGTAAACAAAGCCGGAAAGACGGCGTCAAAGATCGACCAAAGCTCTTCCAGATTGTTTTCAACAGGCGTGCCGGTGAGGGCGAAACGGTAATCCGCCTCCAGCGATTTTACGGCTTGGGCGGTCTGTGTCGTATAGTTTTTAAATGCTTGAGCCTCGTCCAGAATCAGTGTCTGAAAGCGGTGTTCTGTGTACAGGTCCAGGTCCCGGCGCAGAAGCGGATAGGAGGTGATCACGACATCTGCTTCTCCTGCCTGCTGCAAGGCTTTTCGGCGTTCCGCTTTCTCTCCGTCAGCGATGACAGCGCGGATCGCGGGAGCGAATTTTTTCAATTCATTTCGCCAGTTGTACATCAGCGAAGCAGGTGAGACCACGAGTGCCGGCCGTCCCTGTTCCCGGATATCCGCCAACATTGAAACCAGAAAGGCAATGCTTTGCAACGTTTTCCCCAGCCCCATATCGTCAGCCAGGATGCCGCCAAAGCGGTAATGGGCCATCGTCTTCATCCATTGAAAGCCATATACCTGGTATTCGCGCAGCACAGGAGCCAGACTCTCGGGAACAGGAAAATCAAGATGGTCAGGGTTCCGCAGGTTTTCCAGCAGCCGGCGCAGGCTTTTGCCCAAGGTCAGGGTATGGCTCCGTCGCTCGGTATCCACTACATGAAGGGCATGCATGAGCGGCAGGCGAAATACTGCGTCCCGCGCATCACTTTTGTGAATGGCGATTCCGTTTAAAATCTCGGTTATTTCATCAAAGGCCTGATTTTCCAGCGGGAGCAAAGCGCCGTTTGCCAGGCGATGGTATCTGCGCTTTTCCTCTAGCGATTGGAGCAGGCTCCGAATCTCTTTTTCCGGGATTCCGTCAACATCAAAACGAAACTCCAGCCAATCCGTCCGCCCGTCAACATCTACATTGATTTTGGGAATGACAGGGCCACGGTACAATCTCGTTTTCACAGCGGAGGTCGCGTATACTTTCACCAGTCGCTCCAACAGCGGAACGTGATGGTAGAGAAATTCGTATTCGGCCTCTTCGTCATCCAGAAAATACCCGCTCTCCGTCCGGGTGAATCGACCTTGCTCCATCAGTTCCAGGATTTTGCGCTCCTGCTCTCCGTCCCTCATCAGGATACGGTCGCTGCCGCGGCTTTGTCCGGTCCCCTCAAGCGGATTGATGACGATATCTCCATATTGAAACTCAAGTCCGGCCAGTAATCGGTCACGGACGCGATCCAGATACAGGCGGGCCTGCAAAGGGGTATGCAAAATACGTTCTGACACGGATTTTGCGATCTGGACACTCCCTAGCTTCTTCAGTCCGGGGATGACCTGTACCAGGAAAGGCTCCATTTGTCTGGACGCAATCTGGATCGAGTGTTTGCCGGAAGCGTCCAGCATCGATTTTATGGCAGCGAGACGCTGGCAGGCTTCCGCTCCGAGGCGCAGCAGCTTGCCATCGTAGAGAACGAGGCCGTACGCCTCCATGACGATCAGTTGTTCCAATCCGTCGACTTCCAACTGATAGTCGTCTCCCGCTGCTTCGTCGAAAGAAAAGCGGAGGGGGAGCGGTTCTTCGGAGAGCTGGAGACCGTCATGGCTGTGGTCATCCTGCAGGAGCTGTACCGAAGGGGCCGCCATGAGCAGAGGAAGCAGAACCTCCCAGGAATCAGGAGGGATGAGCAGCATTCGCTCTCCCCCGATATTTTTGGCAGGAGCGGCGTAGAGGCTCTCCCGAAACAGCTTTTCATTCTGGTAAATATGCAGGAGTTGTGTGAGGACTGCGTGATCTTCCGGACAAAAGCGATGCAGTCCGGGATCGTATGTGAAATACCTGGAGAAAACAAAAGCGGCCCTCTGCTGGTACCGCTCCAGAAACTCCCGGACCCTTTGGACGATATAAAGCCGTTTGGGGCCAACCTTCATTTCCAGGCCAAACATCTGCTTGCGGTACCCGTATGAAAAGGGCTTGAGGACAAACTGCACAGCGAGCGCTTCTCTGGTATCGAACAAGGGGCGGAT
This window harbors:
- a CDS encoding LysR family transcriptional regulator, which encodes MEISDLRIFQAVAECGSVSKAAKTLSYVQSNVTARIQQLELKLDTELFYRHRKGMTLTADGKKLLAYSQKILAMMEEVECAFQNDEDPSGPLLVGSVETVSCLPSILSLYHKKYPRVDLSLMSGVTEHLIQDVLQYELDGAFVSGPVQHPEIVQELLIEEELVLIAKAEGGPQTLEECSSRPLLVFRSGCGYRARLVQWLKSRGVEPTKIMELGTLETILAMVASGLGVTLVPRATISRLEHEGSIRLFSIPADYATVSTVFIYRRDSHTTGAMKRFLETLHLFRQERGASTA
- a CDS encoding aldo/keto reductase → MATHLADTTVLNNGVKMPWLGLGVWKVKEGDEVQRAILSALETGYRAIDTAAVYGNEAGVGDAIRDSGIARDQLFITTKVWNSDQGYETTLKAFDESMKKLRLDYLDLYLVHWPVKGKYVDTWKALEKLYRDGYVRSIGVSNFKVHHLQDLKQHSEIVPAVDQVEYHPLLTQNELLAYCKENGIQMEAWSPLMQGNLDQPVLAEIGQKYGKSAAQVVLRWDLQNGVVTIPKSVTPERIRQNADVFDFTLTSEEMERISALNQDKRFGPDPDHIDF
- a CDS encoding pyridoxamine 5'-phosphate oxidase family protein is translated as MTQERQEVFRDIVSSEAELREFMGESSEVVKRKVIGHLDEHCLNYIAKTPFLVVATADKNGNCDASPRGDAPGFVHVIDEHHLVIPERPGNRRMDSMRNILENPQVGLIFIIPGLEETLRINGRAYVIRDADYLEKMQVNGKVPVIGIGVRVEECYVHCAKAFKRSSLWMPDKWLAKEELPSMARVLADHAKLPGTTEKEMASFLEESYTKRLY
- a CDS encoding IclR family transcriptional regulator, translated to MEEQKANVRAVERALDILLCFTDSTDLSLSEIAGRLSLHKSTVHRLLATLENKGFLIRNTQTEKYRLGFRLWELSANMSHSDDPATIWLPEMERLQDVVGETISLYVRDGLERIRIQAIQSNQAIRRVAPIGARMPLSVGASSKVLVAYAEPDVKNEVLSDPLWPVSIDQAAYIEQLEQIRMLGYATSVEERELGAAAAAAPIFNRNGKLVAALAVSGPSNRLTLERMIEISEPIKEAAYRMGKMLK
- a CDS encoding TetR/AcrR family transcriptional regulator; protein product: MVQKVPLREWKKAKTKQALLQACLELVGEKSFREVYVDELCRKVEISKVTFFRFFPKKEDLLLYFMRLWLTDRLLELAESPKRGLQALRHLFQKLDEDAKENPGIMLSLIGFLTEEKMHPCMPELTEAEYHLYYPGKEERAASLAPSLYELFQRCVEEAMEDREIAADRDVNELVIGLFTIFYGAYLTTHLYQSQDFISFYELHLKLLLR
- a CDS encoding DEAD/DEAH box helicase, producing MSVSLTLEKIRALCGRISYEKGKAFYQAGKVMLTTVDPASASYHGTVKGSGDRFQVAVHFHYNGDVEASCTCPSLDSFAAYCQHTAAVLFTLYELQQDGRIHDSKDSLPSQTGKGSALFSDSSDQPSGMTRKDVQLTDQLLTLFQGGEQSPESRIRPLFDTREALAVQFVLKPFSYGYRKQMFGLEMKVGPKRLYIVQRVREFLERYQQRAAFVFSRYFTYDPGLHRFCPEDHAVLTQLLHIYQNEKLFRESLYAAPAKNIGGERMLLIPPDSWEVLLPLLMAAPSVQLLQDDHSHDGLQLSEEPLPLRFSFDEAAGDDYQLEVDGLEQLIVMEAYGLVLYDGKLLRLGAEACQRLAAIKSMLDASGKHSIQIASRQMEPFLVQVIPGLKKLGSVQIAKSVSERILHTPLQARLYLDRVRDRLLAGLEFQYGDIVINPLEGTGQSRGSDRILMRDGEQERKILELMEQGRFTRTESGYFLDDEEAEYEFLYHHVPLLERLVKVYATSAVKTRLYRGPVIPKINVDVDGRTDWLEFRFDVDGIPEKEIRSLLQSLEEKRRYHRLANGALLPLENQAFDEITEILNGIAIHKSDARDAVFRLPLMHALHVVDTERRSHTLTLGKSLRRLLENLRNPDHLDFPVPESLAPVLREYQVYGFQWMKTMAHYRFGGILADDMGLGKTLQSIAFLVSMLADIREQGRPALVVSPASLMYNWRNELKKFAPAIRAVIADGEKAERRKALQQAGEADVVITSYPLLRRDLDLYTEHRFQTLILDEAQAFKNYTTQTAQAVKSLEADYRFALTGTPVENNLEELWSIFDAVFPALFTDRKSFQELSREHVAKRIRPFLLRRVKSDVLKELPDKIEMLQASELLPEQKKLYLAYLSKLQQETLKHLDDDTFEQNRIKILAGLTRLRQLCCHPALFVEDYSGSSAKFEQLLEIVAECRRAGKRPLIFSQFTEMLGLIARELGYQGVPFFYLDGNTPAAERVELCSRFNDGERDLFLLSLKAGGTGLNLTGADTVILYDLWWNPAVEEQAMDRAHRIGQKNVVQVIRLVSQGTVEEKMFELQQKKKNLIEEVIRPGQEAFSSLTEQDIREILMIG
- a CDS encoding DUF4188 domain-containing protein; this encodes MGKFLQGRYTAEIEGPFVVFVIGLHVNSWWAVHQWLPVARAMNGMLRELYQNKELGFLDTTQFWGSRGPVLIQYWRSFEHLEQYARGSDAHLTAWRKFNQTIAKTGNVGFFHETYLVDAGKYECMYVNMPVYGLAKAGAHVAAVGKKETARRRLGGENEPAVPTPEVG